The Saccharomonospora glauca K62 genome has a segment encoding these proteins:
- a CDS encoding glycosyltransferase — translation MTDARTRLPQAAACTVVTQRHLPTARVLARSYVEHHPGRDFVVLVADRAEVTEALDGYRLVGYRELDVDEDEYLRLATCFPESELVDVVVPLLLRRLLADVEVAVYLASEAEVLAPLTDVVRLGAEHGVVLVPRLLEPLPRDGREPDTLASTFDSGCLAVGRSGRSFLDFWFDRAVRDASDERTPVPDLVPALFPHTVLRDPGLGVGYWNLHERPLSRRDDGTLTAADTPLRLVHFTGYRPEQPWLFTTHCRRPRVRLSRESTLRELCEAHRGKLLEAGYRETPEDAVADTEYGFAELPDGSPLTEPMRRLFHTSWLDATAPELADDPLGRPPKEIPPHPFGDDHGAEFRRWLASPDSPLERAAGLNRLAMRVWADRVDLQAVFPRPYHTHGAAFRQWCRTHGLDEGLLPEWALPREPAAPSPPVDEFGVNVAGYLTAELGLGEMGRVIHRAVQESGVPVVSVVEEHSLSRTVRTALDEPDTVGTPRFPVSILAVNADYTELLLDTHPEVGHERYRIGLWAWELEDFPDHLHEGFALVDEVWTVSEFCARAIAPHSPVPVKVIPVPVLDPGEKPRPDRRPGEAVRFLFAFDFNSTGQRKNPWGVVEAFRRAFGDRDDVRLTIKATNGHLHTSAEERLRHVIGDDPRIELLDRYLSVAELDALYANSDAYVSLHRSEGFGLTVAEAMVRGMPVIATDYGGTTEFFDATVGWPIPYGRTEVGPGWEPYQKDGVWADPDLDAAAAAMRAVADDPAEARRRGKAAREHILRTRSMAAATEWMRTELRAAYDTWRARRRHGTDAEGTPTALAPLDEAREALHWKPDPAAPHRLPFAPALRKLVNRALDHHDEHQRKILGRITDGTRETLAALARRIDRDSEAHEHRLDAVEAKWNRRVARLEARIDALERKRRTDPDEWAR, via the coding sequence ATGACTGATGCCCGTACCCGGTTGCCGCAGGCAGCCGCGTGCACGGTCGTCACGCAGCGACATCTTCCGACGGCACGCGTGCTGGCGCGGTCGTACGTCGAGCACCATCCCGGCCGGGACTTCGTCGTCCTCGTCGCGGACCGAGCCGAGGTCACCGAGGCACTGGACGGCTACCGTCTCGTCGGGTACCGGGAACTCGACGTCGACGAGGACGAGTACCTGCGGCTGGCCACGTGCTTTCCGGAGTCCGAACTCGTCGACGTGGTCGTCCCGCTGCTCCTGCGGCGACTGCTGGCGGACGTCGAGGTGGCGGTGTACCTGGCCTCCGAAGCCGAGGTACTGGCCCCGCTGACCGACGTCGTACGACTCGGTGCCGAGCACGGCGTCGTCCTCGTCCCCCGGCTGCTGGAGCCTCTTCCTCGCGACGGCCGGGAACCCGACACCCTGGCGTCTACTTTCGACAGTGGTTGTCTCGCGGTCGGGCGTTCCGGCCGCTCCTTCCTCGACTTCTGGTTCGACCGAGCCGTGCGCGACGCGTCCGACGAACGGACACCGGTGCCGGACCTGGTCCCGGCGTTGTTCCCGCACACGGTGCTGCGGGACCCCGGCCTCGGCGTCGGGTACTGGAACCTGCACGAACGACCGCTGAGCCGCCGCGACGACGGCACGCTCACCGCCGCGGACACCCCGCTGCGACTCGTGCACTTCACCGGCTACCGCCCCGAGCAGCCCTGGCTGTTCACCACTCACTGCCGGCGGCCACGGGTGCGGCTTTCGCGGGAGAGCACGCTGCGCGAGCTGTGCGAGGCCCACCGGGGCAAGCTGTTGGAGGCGGGCTACCGCGAAACGCCCGAGGACGCGGTGGCCGACACCGAATACGGATTCGCCGAGCTGCCCGACGGCTCGCCGCTCACCGAGCCGATGCGCCGGTTGTTCCACACCTCGTGGCTCGACGCCACTGCCCCCGAACTCGCCGACGACCCGCTCGGCCGTCCACCGAAGGAAATCCCGCCGCACCCGTTCGGCGACGACCACGGCGCCGAGTTCCGGCGCTGGCTGGCCTCCCCGGACTCCCCGCTGGAACGCGCCGCCGGTCTGAACCGGCTGGCGATGCGGGTCTGGGCCGACCGGGTGGACCTGCAGGCCGTGTTCCCGCGCCCCTACCACACGCACGGCGCGGCGTTCCGACAGTGGTGTCGCACCCACGGCCTCGACGAGGGCCTGCTGCCGGAGTGGGCGCTGCCGCGCGAGCCGGCGGCCCCCTCGCCACCGGTCGACGAGTTCGGCGTCAACGTCGCCGGATACCTCACGGCCGAGTTGGGGCTCGGTGAGATGGGCAGGGTCATCCACCGTGCCGTGCAGGAGTCGGGCGTACCGGTCGTCTCCGTGGTCGAGGAGCACTCCCTCTCCCGGACGGTGCGTACCGCCCTGGACGAGCCGGACACGGTGGGCACGCCACGGTTCCCGGTGAGCATCCTGGCCGTGAACGCCGACTACACCGAACTGCTGCTCGACACCCACCCCGAGGTCGGGCACGAGCGGTACCGGATCGGCCTGTGGGCCTGGGAGCTGGAGGACTTCCCCGACCATCTGCACGAGGGATTCGCCCTCGTCGACGAGGTATGGACGGTCAGCGAGTTCTGCGCGCGGGCCATCGCGCCGCACTCCCCGGTGCCGGTGAAGGTGATTCCCGTGCCGGTGCTCGACCCCGGCGAGAAGCCCCGGCCCGACCGCCGTCCCGGCGAGGCCGTCCGGTTCCTGTTCGCCTTCGACTTCAACAGCACCGGGCAGCGCAAGAACCCCTGGGGAGTGGTGGAGGCATTCCGGCGCGCGTTCGGCGATCGCGACGACGTGCGGCTGACGATCAAGGCCACGAACGGGCACCTGCACACCTCGGCCGAGGAACGCCTGCGCCACGTCATCGGCGACGATCCTCGGATCGAACTGCTCGACCGCTATCTCAGCGTCGCCGAGCTCGACGCGCTCTACGCGAACAGCGACGCCTACGTCTCGCTCCACCGCAGCGAAGGGTTCGGACTGACCGTCGCCGAGGCGATGGTGCGGGGCATGCCGGTCATCGCCACCGACTACGGGGGCACCACCGAGTTCTTCGACGCGACCGTCGGCTGGCCGATCCCCTACGGGCGGACGGAGGTCGGACCGGGCTGGGAGCCATACCAGAAGGACGGTGTCTGGGCCGATCCCGACCTCGACGCCGCCGCGGCGGCCATGCGGGCGGTCGCCGACGATCCCGCCGAGGCACGTCGCCGGGGCAAGGCCGCACGGGAACACATCCTGCGTACCCGGTCGATGGCGGCGGCCACGGAGTGGATGCGTACCGAGTTGCGGGCCGCCTACGACACCTGGCGAGCACGGCGGCGCCACGGTACCGACGCGGAGGGTACGCCCACCGCCCTCGCGCCCCTGGACGAGGCACGAGAGGCCCTGCACTGGAAGCCCGACCCGGCCGCGCCTCACCGGCTGCCGTTCGCCCCGGCCTTGCGCAAACTCGTCAACCGCGCTCTGGACCACCACGACGAGCATCAGCGCAAGATCCTCGGAAGGATCACCGACGGCACCAGGGAGACGCTGGCGGCCCTTGCCCGTCGGATCGACCGGGATTCCGAGGCGCACGAGCATCGCCTCGACGCGGTGGAGGCGAAGTGGAACCGCCGTGTCGCACGGCTGGAGGCTCGGATCGACGCGCTGGAACGCAAGCGACGTACCGACCCGGACGAGTGGGCACGATGA
- the msrA gene encoding peptide-methionine (S)-S-oxide reductase MsrA translates to MVLFGRDKTRLVSPEEALPGRAEALATPDFHAVFPERRIKPPFPEGMSTAVFGLGCFWGAERLFWQTSGVYSTAVGYAGGYTPNPTYEEVCTGRTGHAEVVLVVFDPAQVSYESLLKVFWEGHDPTQGMRQGNDIGTQYRSAVYYVDDRQRELAEASRESFQKALKAAGHGEITTEFAPLREFYYAEDYHQQYLYKVPNGYCGLGGTGVSCPVGVVSAE, encoded by the coding sequence ATGGTGCTGTTCGGTCGAGACAAGACGCGGTTGGTGTCCCCGGAGGAGGCCCTGCCGGGGCGGGCGGAGGCGCTCGCGACGCCCGATTTCCACGCGGTGTTCCCCGAACGGCGCATCAAACCGCCGTTTCCCGAGGGCATGAGCACGGCGGTCTTCGGCCTCGGTTGCTTCTGGGGCGCCGAACGGCTGTTCTGGCAGACGTCGGGCGTGTACTCCACGGCCGTCGGGTACGCGGGTGGTTACACGCCCAACCCGACCTACGAGGAGGTCTGCACGGGCCGTACCGGACACGCCGAAGTGGTGTTGGTCGTGTTCGACCCCGCGCAGGTGTCGTACGAGTCGTTGCTGAAGGTGTTCTGGGAGGGGCACGACCCCACGCAGGGCATGCGGCAGGGCAACGACATCGGGACGCAGTACCGGTCGGCCGTCTACTACGTCGACGATCGGCAGCGGGAGCTCGCCGAGGCGTCGCGCGAGTCGTTCCAGAAGGCGTTGAAGGCGGCGGGCCACGGCGAGATCACCACGGAGTTCGCCCCGCTGCGCGAGTTCTACTACGCCGAGGACTACCACCAGCAGTACCTGTACAAGGTGCCCAACGGCTACTGCGGTCTGGGCGGTACGGGCGTGTCCTGCCCGGTGGGAGTCGTCTCGGCCGAGTAA